A window from Littorina saxatilis isolate snail1 linkage group LG9, US_GU_Lsax_2.0, whole genome shotgun sequence encodes these proteins:
- the LOC138977421 gene encoding ubiquitin-binding protein Rv1468c-like, translated as MAGRVYICSFAAFVLVSTHVSAFVLPIRPRIRLGPKIVPVPVPVPVLHHGVYNKQPARLKPLTRPFTLTDAAGGFGVNAGFPSSGLDIGGGYDNGFGGANFPVGGGFDGGFDLGFGNDLNTFGGNDFGVNALTNDLNSVNQLGVVGPRDILDSSIIVHNGGQGGQLNGGFGYGGDISDSSILVGNGGQGGQLNGGFGYGGDISDSSILVGNGGQVGQLSSGLGFGSGISDSTIVLNNGGQGGQLSSGLGYAGDISDSTILLNNGGQGGQLNGGFGYGSDISDSAIIVGNGGGVGPGQF; from the exons ATGGCAGGACGTGTGTATATCTGCAGCTTCGCGGCTTTCGTGCTGGTGTCTACGCATGTTAGTGCCTTTGTTCTGCCCATTCGTCCCAGAATAC GGCTAGGCCCTAAAATCGTGCCAGTGCCAGTACCAGTACCAGTTCTTCACCACGGGGTTTACAACAAACAGCCAGCTCGCCTCAAGCCCCTCACTCGCCCCTTCACTCTCACCGATGCCGCAGGAGGATTCGGGGTAAACGCTGGATTCCCCAGCTCGGGACTAGACATTGGAGGAGGTTACGATAATGGTTTTGGAGGAGCCAACTTCCCCGTTGGAGGAGGTTTCGATGGAGGTTTCGATTTGGGTTTCGGAAATGATTTGAACACCTTCGGCGGCAACGACTTTGGTGTAAACGCTTTG ACTAACGACCTCAACTCAGTCAACCAGCTGGGAGTCGTAGGTCCCCGTGACATTTTGGACTCTTCAATCATTGTCCACAATGGTG GTCAAGGTGGTCAACTGAACGGTGGATTTGGATATGGCGGTGACATTTCCGACTCTTCGATCCTTGTCGGCAATGGGG GTCAAGGTGGTCAACTGAACGGTGGCTTTGGATATGGCGGTGACATTTCCGACTCTTCGATCCTTGTCGGCAATGGGG GTCAAGTTGGTCAACTGAGCAGTGGATTGGGATTTGGCAGTGGCATTTCTGACTCCACGATCGTTCTCAATAATGGAG GTCAAGGTGGTCAACTAAGCAGTGGATTGGGATATGCCGGTGACATTTCCGACTCTACAATCCTTCTCAATAATGGAG GTCAAGGTGGTCAACTGAACGGTGGATTTGGATATGGCAGTGACATTTCCGACTCTGCAATCATTGTCGGCAATGGGG GTGGTGTAGGACCTGGACAATTCTAA
- the LOC138977422 gene encoding neuropeptide-like protein 31, which yields MPSLTHLLLLCCLLVCVSSYYLGGDIDDDYLPRGGYRSLSYGYQPYRNYGGFSGYGRGYYPQRQIYGLNKYGGGAYYMFD from the exons ATGCCGTCGCTGACACATCTTCTCCTCTTGtgctgtctgttggtctgtgtgtCATCCTACT ACTTGGGTGGAGATATTGATGATGACTACCTCCCCAGAGGAGGCTACAGGAGTCTGTCCTACGGCTACCAACCTTACAGGAATTATGGTGGCTTTAGCGGATACGGACGCGGTTATTACCCTC AGCGTCAGATCTACGGATTAAACAAATATGGTGGAGGAGCTTATT ACATGTTTGACTAG